Proteins encoded in a region of the Ignavibacteriales bacterium genome:
- a CDS encoding NAD(P)-dependent oxidoreductase yields the protein MMNKPIAIVTGATGFVGSHLVDLLLSRDFEVRCITRKSSNLKWLKEKNVRIYDCGLNDESKLRKAFVGANYIFHVAGVVKSKTTAGYFQGNVETTKTLLETALKFKSTIKKFVIVSSLTAVGPSKNEKAVDETSPCNPITTYGKSKLAEEEVAKVFMDVLPITICRAPAVYGERDTEILIYFKTFSKGLTTIVGFDNKLVSLIHVSDLVEGLYLAAVSEKSVGEIYFISSEKFYTWKEVGEVTSKTLARKPIKLIVPHFIVFGIAAFAQFFSMFSSKPATLNIEKAKDLTQHAWICDTSKAMRDFGYSQKISIEEGIKRTCKWYLQEDWI from the coding sequence ATTATGAATAAACCAATTGCAATCGTAACAGGAGCGACGGGATTTGTCGGAAGTCATCTCGTTGATTTATTATTATCCAGGGATTTTGAAGTCAGGTGTATAACCCGAAAGTCAAGTAATCTGAAATGGTTAAAAGAAAAAAATGTTAGAATTTATGATTGCGGCTTGAATGATGAATCCAAACTCAGAAAAGCATTTGTTGGTGCTAATTATATTTTTCATGTGGCAGGCGTCGTAAAATCTAAAACAACTGCAGGCTATTTTCAAGGAAATGTTGAAACAACAAAAACTTTGCTCGAGACTGCGCTAAAATTCAAATCTACAATTAAGAAATTTGTAATTGTCAGCAGCCTAACTGCAGTTGGTCCTTCAAAGAATGAAAAAGCAGTTGACGAAACTTCACCTTGCAATCCAATTACCACTTACGGAAAGAGTAAACTTGCTGAGGAGGAGGTGGCAAAGGTTTTTATGGATGTGCTTCCCATTACTATTTGCCGCGCACCAGCAGTTTATGGTGAAAGAGATACTGAGATTTTAATCTACTTCAAAACTTTCAGCAAAGGATTAACAACAATTGTAGGTTTCGATAACAAACTTGTCAGCCTTATTCATGTTTCCGACCTGGTTGAGGGATTATACCTTGCTGCTGTCTCAGAAAAATCCGTCGGTGAGATTTATTTTATCTCATCAGAAAAATTTTATACATGGAAAGAGGTAGGTGAAGTCACTTCTAAAACCCTTGCTAGAAAACCAATCAAATTAATCGTTCCTCATTTTATTGTTTTTGGAATTGCAGCATTTGCCCAATTCTTTTCAATGTTCAGCAGCAAACCTGCAACTTTAAATATCGAGAAAGCAAAGGATTTGACTCAGCACGCATGGATTTGTGATACTTCAAAAGCTATGAGAGATTTTGGTTACAGTCAGAAAATTTCAATTGAGGAGGGAATTAAACGCACGTGCAAATGGTATTTGCAGGAAGATTGGATATAA
- a CDS encoding Plug domain-containing protein: MFKITFTVLILLFISLTLGTKAYCQTGDSEQKIKTTYADTIKYQTDEVVVTGTRVEQKIIDIPYPVYRINNYQFQFDRKVSINDVLISIPGVFMQSRYGNHDVRISIRGFGSRSNTGIRGIRILLDGIPESEPDGQTRVEAIDFNALGSIEVVKGNLSSLYTNAPGGVINFINDINFDNSFIKSFNEFGSFGMRQNGIKAGVKGDGYKLMVNYNYHNYEGYRAHSQDYWHILNTVLETNLGKKTNLQILGYFANGIIKLPGSLTQDEFLA; encoded by the coding sequence ATGTTTAAGATAACGTTTACAGTTCTGATTCTCTTATTTATCTCACTAACTTTGGGAACAAAAGCCTATTGTCAAACCGGTGATTCAGAACAAAAAATTAAAACAACTTATGCCGACACAATTAAATATCAGACTGATGAAGTGGTTGTAACTGGAACAAGAGTGGAACAAAAAATAATTGACATCCCCTACCCTGTTTACCGTATTAATAATTATCAATTTCAGTTTGATAGAAAAGTATCAATTAACGATGTATTGATTTCAATTCCCGGTGTTTTCATGCAATCGCGGTATGGAAACCATGATGTTCGAATATCAATCAGAGGATTTGGAAGCCGATCTAACACAGGTATTCGCGGGATTAGAATTTTACTTGATGGCATTCCTGAATCGGAACCTGATGGGCAAACCAGGGTCGAAGCCATTGATTTCAATGCGCTTGGAAGCATAGAAGTAGTTAAGGGAAACTTATCCTCGCTTTATACCAATGCGCCGGGTGGGGTTATTAATTTCATTAATGATATAAACTTTGATAATTCATTTATCAAAAGTTTTAACGAATTTGGTTCTTTTGGTATGAGACAAAACGGAATCAAAGCGGGAGTTAAAGGAGATGGTTATAAACTTATGGTAAATTATAATTATCACAACTATGAAGGTTACAGAGCGCATAGTCAGGATTACTGGCACATTCTTAATACTGTGCTTGAAACAAATCTTGGCAAAAAAACGAATTTGCAGATACTTGGTTATTTCGCAAACGGTATAATAAAATTACCCGGCTCGTTGACGCAAGATGAATTTTTGGCTTGA
- a CDS encoding TonB-dependent receptor, whose translation MNFWLDPYQSAEREIDFDFRRVTKKGRIGLRFNNYFDDEKNHQFELTTYGTIKYFERVSKSYRVFNRYGLGSTARYIFRAKVGERKNEFSIGNDLFYQTGPIEEYNTVNGQKDDILNFLSDESISNVGFYAQNNFEILPDQFSLLVSGRYDNVIFDNKNQQLAAQNSNRRFEAFTPKAAFNFKLTPSIAVYTSYGLSFDSPAGNELDNFPLSSDPGKLLNPDLQPQKSKNFEVGIKGNIISFDSQFFRNINFEATFFNTKIEDEIVPFEIFGDVFFRNSATTNRLGIELGGEAEILSGLNMKLSYTYSDFSYDSYSAEVIDLNSLNNIITSIQDFGGNVSPSVPKHNIFSALAYRHFLTNEISAFVRATYNHVSGMYVNDQNSEKTSDYNIVGASIGSDIVLNNLNLLLSVGMNNIFDRTYVGFININSTNGRFYEAGEPQTFYGSLNVSYRL comes from the coding sequence ATGAATTTTTGGCTTGACCCCTACCAATCTGCCGAGCGTGAAATTGATTTTGATTTCAGGCGTGTCACAAAGAAAGGACGAATTGGTTTACGATTCAATAATTATTTTGATGATGAAAAGAATCATCAATTTGAATTAACAACTTATGGAACAATAAAATATTTTGAGCGAGTTTCAAAATCTTACAGAGTATTTAATAGATACGGATTAGGAAGTACTGCGAGATATATTTTTAGAGCTAAAGTTGGCGAAAGAAAAAATGAATTCTCAATTGGCAATGACTTATTCTACCAAACCGGACCGATTGAAGAATACAACACTGTTAACGGACAGAAAGATGATATCTTAAATTTTCTTAGCGATGAATCTATAAGCAATGTTGGTTTCTACGCGCAAAATAATTTTGAAATTCTGCCCGATCAATTTTCACTTTTGGTTTCGGGAAGATATGATAATGTAATATTCGATAATAAGAACCAACAACTTGCTGCGCAAAATTCAAATCGCCGATTTGAAGCATTTACACCCAAAGCTGCATTCAATTTTAAGCTTACACCCTCCATTGCAGTTTATACTTCTTATGGGCTAAGCTTCGATAGTCCTGCAGGCAATGAGCTTGATAATTTCCCGCTAAGTTCTGATCCCGGGAAATTACTAAATCCGGATCTTCAACCTCAAAAATCTAAAAACTTTGAAGTTGGCATAAAAGGAAATATTATTTCTTTTGATTCTCAATTTTTCCGGAATATTAATTTCGAAGCAACATTTTTCAATACTAAAATTGAAGATGAAATTGTCCCATTTGAAATCTTTGGTGATGTATTCTTTCGAAATTCTGCAACAACAAATCGGCTGGGTATCGAACTCGGTGGTGAGGCAGAAATTTTAAGCGGATTAAATATGAAACTATCCTATACATATTCGGATTTTTCTTATGACAGTTACTCCGCCGAAGTAATTGATCTTAATTCACTCAATAATATTATTACATCTATTCAAGATTTTGGTGGAAATGTTTCTCCAAGTGTACCAAAGCACAATATTTTCAGTGCGTTAGCATACCGACATTTTCTAACAAATGAAATTTCTGCTTTTGTCAGGGCAACTTACAATCACGTAAGTGGAATGTACGTGAATGATCAAAATTCCGAAAAGACTTCCGACTATAATATTGTTGGTGCAAGTATTGGTTCTGACATTGTTTTAAATAACTTAAATTTATTACTTTCAGTTGGAATGAATAATATTTTTGATAGAACCTATGTTGGATTCATAAATATTAATTCAACCAATGGAAGATTTTATGAAGCAGGCGAGCCACAAACCTTTTATGGCAGTCTGAATGTTAGTTATAGACTTTAG
- a CDS encoding T9SS type A sorting domain-containing protein produces the protein MKIIYYFFLLSFFVFDYVAFAQYNFRQDGALSISENYRIHPSTVTQSEVFITVHPNNPDILFSSANTFTPNPFFIGEGVYTTTNGGTSWYGKDTLNGGNIFFHGGEPGITITEKGRFIVTRVGRAPFYGLYSHYSTDNGITWSNSVTISQNENEYKAVLTTDAFSGSTFNGRVYAAWTRFTPPYPIMFTYSDNGAESWITPKQINNPTLRSNGADLTIDQSGKLYACWAGVQDVSPFTEIKIGFATSTDGGITWNSDDNKINMNGISGVLSDKANIRVNGLPRIGIDTTAGQRNGWLYIVTTQINLAPAGTDPDIILNRSTDGGSTWSSGIRVNQDALNNHKIQYFPALHIDHTGAINILYYDDRKTTSDSAGVFLSRSTNGGDTWIDYEVSDHNFMPQPIGGLGAGYQGDNIGLTANGKFIFPAWMDNSSGIYQLWTAPISFTTVNVENQNTIISPTQFSLLQNYPNPFNPATTISFNLPTKSFTTLRIFDALGNLVQTLVNEELNAGKYEKIFDASNLSSGVYIYSIQTKDFTESHGMILIK, from the coding sequence ATGAAAATAATTTATTATTTCTTTTTATTAAGCTTTTTTGTTTTTGATTATGTAGCATTTGCCCAATACAATTTCAGACAGGATGGGGCTTTATCAATATCAGAAAACTATCGTATTCATCCAAGTACTGTAACACAAAGTGAAGTTTTTATTACCGTGCATCCAAATAATCCTGATATTCTATTTTCATCTGCCAACACATTTACGCCTAACCCATTCTTCATCGGAGAAGGAGTCTATACAACAACGAATGGAGGGACAAGCTGGTATGGTAAAGATACACTTAATGGAGGAAATATTTTTTTCCATGGGGGTGAACCGGGAATAACAATTACTGAGAAGGGAAGATTTATAGTCACCAGGGTGGGTAGAGCACCCTTTTATGGTTTGTATTCCCACTATTCAACTGATAACGGAATTACTTGGTCTAACTCTGTAACCATCAGTCAAAATGAAAATGAATATAAAGCGGTATTGACAACGGATGCATTTTCAGGCAGCACTTTTAATGGAAGAGTTTATGCAGCATGGACAAGATTTACACCACCCTACCCTATTATGTTCACATATTCCGACAATGGCGCTGAAAGTTGGATTACACCTAAACAAATCAATAACCCAACTCTTCGCTCAAATGGAGCAGATCTTACGATTGACCAAAGCGGCAAGTTGTATGCTTGCTGGGCAGGGGTACAAGATGTATCACCTTTTACTGAAATCAAAATCGGATTTGCGACTTCTACCGACGGCGGAATCACCTGGAACTCCGATGATAATAAAATTAATATGAACGGCATTAGCGGCGTGTTAAGCGACAAGGCGAATATTCGTGTGAACGGTCTGCCGCGAATTGGAATAGATACAACAGCCGGACAAAGAAACGGCTGGCTTTATATTGTTACTACTCAAATAAATTTAGCTCCTGCAGGAACTGATCCGGATATTATCTTAAATCGTTCTACTGATGGCGGCAGTACCTGGTCATCAGGAATTAGAGTGAATCAGGATGCTTTGAACAATCATAAAATTCAATACTTCCCTGCTCTTCATATTGATCATACAGGAGCCATTAATATTCTTTATTATGACGATCGCAAGACAACCTCTGATTCGGCTGGAGTTTTTCTATCTCGCTCAACTAATGGTGGGGATACATGGATTGACTATGAAGTTTCGGATCATAATTTTATGCCGCAGCCTATTGGCGGATTAGGCGCTGGATACCAAGGCGACAACATTGGACTTACTGCTAATGGTAAATTTATTTTTCCTGCTTGGATGGATAATTCAAGCGGCATTTATCAACTTTGGACAGCGCCGATAAGTTTTACAACTGTAAATGTTGAAAATCAGAATACTATAATTTCACCCACACAATTTTCACTATTACAGAACTACCCCAACCCCTTTAACCCGGCAACTACAATTAGTTTTAATCTTCCAACAAAAAGTTTCACCACCCTTCGTATATTTGATGCGCTGGGTAATCTTGTTCAGACTTTGGTGAATGAAGAATTGAACGCCGGGAAATATGAAAAAATATTTGACGCCTCTAATTTATCAAGCGGAGTTTATATTTATTCGATTCAAACCAAAGACTTCACCGAATCTCATGGGATGATTCTAATTAAATAG